In Thauera aromatica K172, one DNA window encodes the following:
- a CDS encoding DUF1289 domain-containing protein, with protein MEIPSPCIDVCRLSPETGWCQGCLRTVDEIRAWPRADNGVRQAILERTVARRAAAGGPAGAQA; from the coding sequence ATGGAAATCCCTTCTCCCTGTATCGACGTCTGCCGCCTGAGCCCGGAGACCGGCTGGTGCCAGGGCTGTCTGCGCACGGTCGATGAGATCCGCGCCTGGCCGCGGGCGGACAATGGGGTGCGGCAGGCGATCCTCGAGCGCACCGTGGCGCGCCGCGCTGCTGCTGGCGGGCCGGCGGGAGCGCAGGCATGA
- a CDS encoding FAD-binding oxidoreductase yields the protein MKLPKGVSAADFNAALKEFRLVVGENWVFTGDEDMHLYRDAYSLVWGEPDELVASAAVAPENVEQVQAVVRIAGKYRIPLFAISTGKNLGYGGSAPNMAGNVIVDLKRMNKVIEVDDKRNFCIVEPGVSYFDLYKYIHERGFKVMMDVPDPGWGSPLGNAVDHGLGYTWMNYRDHFGSHCGMEVVLPDGEVMRTGMAAIPGSKTWAENKYGYGAYVDGLFAQSNFGIVTKMGFWMQPQPDHFLSGQVKVPKYHDLIPLINGVNKMEDQGLIGHPRYSCPMDPLCMQMEPEIYKPTPELMALNSRPGGSTVEEYQAYAEKQGHEFWNVMLNFYGPKETVYANWEYAKKTVFAAIPGVRFEEIENYAFPLENPEAIKKVRHKVALGIPNMSIFSIGARSAAMPEPGDGHAWFSPIVPRNGEEFIHAHKVFTKAAREMNITSAPISVTNVPMSWQYRTYLYLFPVFVSRSDKERNRKSVDDFNKLIKLAAENGWSEYRTAPIFQDAVAATYSFNNNILLRFQERLKDVIDPHGIMAPGRGGIWPKRYREGS from the coding sequence ATGAAACTTCCCAAGGGCGTCAGCGCCGCAGACTTCAACGCCGCACTGAAAGAATTCCGCCTTGTCGTGGGTGAAAACTGGGTGTTCACCGGCGACGAGGACATGCATCTGTACCGGGATGCGTATTCCCTGGTGTGGGGAGAGCCCGACGAACTGGTTGCCTCCGCCGCGGTTGCGCCGGAAAACGTCGAGCAGGTCCAGGCCGTGGTGCGCATCGCCGGCAAGTACAGGATCCCGCTGTTTGCCATCTCCACCGGCAAGAACCTGGGCTACGGCGGTTCGGCGCCGAACATGGCGGGCAACGTCATCGTCGATCTCAAGCGCATGAACAAGGTCATCGAAGTCGATGACAAGAGGAATTTCTGCATTGTCGAGCCGGGCGTCTCCTACTTCGATTTGTACAAGTACATCCATGAGCGCGGCTTCAAGGTCATGATGGACGTACCCGATCCCGGCTGGGGCAGCCCACTCGGGAACGCGGTCGACCATGGCCTCGGCTACACCTGGATGAATTATCGCGACCACTTCGGCTCCCACTGCGGCATGGAAGTGGTGCTCCCCGATGGCGAGGTCATGCGCACCGGGATGGCGGCGATACCGGGCTCGAAGACCTGGGCGGAAAACAAGTACGGCTATGGCGCCTACGTCGATGGCCTGTTCGCCCAGTCCAATTTCGGCATCGTCACCAAGATGGGGTTCTGGATGCAGCCGCAGCCGGACCATTTCCTCAGCGGTCAGGTCAAGGTGCCGAAATACCATGACCTGATCCCGCTGATCAACGGCGTCAACAAGATGGAAGACCAGGGCCTGATCGGGCATCCGCGCTACAGCTGCCCGATGGACCCGCTTTGCATGCAGATGGAGCCGGAGATCTACAAGCCGACCCCCGAGCTGATGGCGCTCAACAGCCGTCCCGGCGGCTCCACGGTCGAAGAGTACCAGGCCTATGCCGAAAAACAGGGGCATGAATTCTGGAATGTCATGCTCAATTTTTACGGCCCGAAGGAAACCGTTTACGCCAACTGGGAATATGCCAAGAAGACAGTTTTCGCCGCCATTCCCGGCGTCCGCTTCGAAGAAATCGAAAACTACGCGTTCCCGCTCGAAAACCCGGAAGCAATCAAAAAAGTCCGTCACAAGGTTGCGCTGGGCATTCCCAACATGTCGATCTTCTCGATCGGCGCCCGCTCCGCGGCGATGCCGGAACCCGGGGACGGCCATGCGTGGTTTTCACCGATCGTCCCCCGCAATGGGGAAGAATTCATCCACGCGCACAAGGTCTTCACCAAGGCCGCGCGCGAAATGAACATCACCTCGGCCCCGATCAGCGTCACCAACGTGCCGATGTCATGGCAGTACCGCACCTACCTCTACCTGTTCCCGGTGTTCGTTTCCCGTTCCGACAAGGAGCGCAACCGGAAATCCGTTGACGACTTCAACAAGCTGATCAAACTGGCCGCGGAAAACGGCTGGTCCGAATACCGTACCGCCCCCATCTTCCAGGACGCGGTGGCGGCAACGTACTCCTTCAACAACAACATCCTGCTGAGATTCCAGGAACGGCTCAAGGACGTCATCGACCCTCACGGCATCATGGCGCCGGGGCGTGGCGGCATCTGGCCCAAACGCTACCGGGAGGGCTCGTGA
- the qhpE gene encoding subtilisin-like serine protease QhpE, with the protein MRSEPRPQLPEEGENAAAGGAAVRVGLVDSGHAPALAARVASAAAFVLGEDGVRREDAGPERLGHGSRLAEIIAACAPRAQLCVAQVFHARLATTAAQVAAAIDWLVAQRVALINLSLGLRAPRPVLAEACARARAAGVLLCAAAPARGEPVYPAAFPGVLRMTGDARCARMEISALGTRYADFGAHVRPLDGSLAGSGASVGCAHLSGHIARYLDDCRAAGAAASEEAVWQWLQAQARYRGPERRGSPPG; encoded by the coding sequence ATGCGAAGCGAGCCGCGGCCGCAACTGCCCGAGGAGGGGGAAAACGCCGCTGCGGGCGGCGCTGCGGTGCGCGTCGGCCTCGTCGACAGCGGCCATGCCCCGGCACTGGCGGCGCGGGTGGCGAGCGCGGCGGCGTTCGTCCTCGGCGAGGACGGCGTTCGCCGCGAGGATGCCGGCCCCGAGCGCCTCGGCCACGGCAGCCGCCTGGCGGAAATCATCGCCGCGTGCGCGCCGCGCGCGCAGCTGTGCGTCGCCCAGGTGTTCCATGCCCGGCTGGCGACCACGGCCGCCCAGGTCGCGGCGGCGATCGACTGGCTGGTCGCGCAGCGGGTGGCGCTGATCAATCTCAGCCTCGGCCTGCGGGCGCCGCGACCGGTGCTCGCCGAAGCCTGTGCGCGTGCGCGTGCGGCCGGCGTGCTGCTGTGCGCGGCCGCGCCGGCGCGCGGCGAGCCGGTGTATCCGGCGGCCTTTCCCGGCGTGCTGCGGATGACCGGTGATGCGCGCTGCGCGCGGATGGAGATTTCCGCCCTCGGCACCCGCTACGCCGACTTCGGCGCCCACGTCCGTCCTCTCGACGGCAGCCTCGCCGGCAGTGGCGCCAGCGTCGGCTGCGCCCACCTCAGCGGGCACATCGCCCGCTACCTCGACGACTGCCGTGCTGCCGGGGCTGCGGCGAGTGAAGAGGCGGTGTGGCAGTGGCTGCAGGCTCAGGCCCGTTATCGCGGGCCTGAGCGGAGAGGCAGTCCGCCGGGGTAA
- a CDS encoding DUF1289 domain-containing protein has product MSGDALCVGVCMIDWDTGVCLGCGRTAEEIEGVPVAPPAESVPPPGRPAPLPANVAERVGEGSD; this is encoded by the coding sequence ATGAGCGGCGATGCGCTGTGCGTGGGGGTGTGCATGATCGACTGGGACACCGGAGTGTGCCTGGGCTGCGGGCGCACCGCGGAGGAGATCGAGGGCGTGCCGGTGGCGCCGCCGGCCGAGTCCGTGCCGCCGCCCGGTCGGCCGGCGCCCTTGCCGGCGAATGTCGCCGAACGGGTCGGGGAGGGCAGCGATTGA
- a CDS encoding ABC transporter ATP-binding protein, whose amino-acid sequence MLMGTAVPLHGGFRWVYGFVRPQARAIAVLIVLSLLASALVLLQPWLTKMLIDDGLLAGDYRMLVLVAAAMIAAGIAGTVLAGINRLRHTRLSGTILFALRSDLYRHLQTLSPAFYGRQRLGDLLSRIDGDVAELQRFAVDSLFAALSSVVGLVGAVALMLSLSWQLSLLVLVLIPLELAWLRWMRRKVEARTRTVRERAADVSSFLVETLPAMKFIQASGQQGRERGRLDGLGGRYLDELLQLQRTEFFTHAVPATLTSLTRAAAFLIGGAWVIDGQWQLGALIAFSTYLGMAVGPVNSLLGLYVAIQRIRVSLGRVNELRQAPAEVTDRGAGVRLPAALRGELAFERVRFRHHGRAQALLEDVDLVIPAGSKVALSGASGVGKSTLIDLLQRHFDPEGGVIRLDGIDLRTIALAELRRAIAVVSQDIVLFRGTLADNLRYAAPDADDTAVRAAAHRARLGELIASLPQGLDTPLGERGQQLSGGQRQRIAIARALLQAPCVLVLDEATSAVDEATEAQVIAAVDALFAGRTRILVSHRAATLAGCEWRIVLDGGKAEVRAMQA is encoded by the coding sequence ATGCTGATGGGCACGGCGGTGCCGCTGCACGGCGGCTTTCGCTGGGTGTACGGCTTCGTGCGCCCGCAGGCGCGGGCGATCGCCGTGCTGATCGTGCTGTCCCTGCTCGCCTCGGCGCTGGTGCTGCTGCAGCCCTGGCTGACCAAGATGCTGATCGACGACGGCCTGCTCGCCGGCGACTACCGGATGCTGGTGCTGGTCGCGGCGGCGATGATCGCCGCCGGCATCGCCGGCACCGTGCTCGCCGGCATCAACCGCCTGCGCCACACCCGGCTGTCGGGCACTATCCTGTTCGCCCTGCGCAGCGACCTCTACCGCCACCTGCAGACCCTGTCGCCGGCCTTCTACGGCCGCCAGCGGCTGGGCGATCTGCTGTCGCGCATCGACGGCGACGTCGCCGAGCTCCAGCGCTTCGCCGTCGACAGCCTGTTCGCCGCGCTCAGCAGCGTGGTCGGCCTCGTCGGCGCGGTGGCGCTGATGCTGAGCCTGTCGTGGCAGCTGTCGCTGCTGGTGCTGGTGCTGATCCCGCTCGAACTCGCCTGGCTGCGCTGGATGCGGCGCAAGGTCGAGGCGCGCACGCGCACCGTGCGCGAGCGCGCGGCCGACGTGTCGAGCTTTCTCGTCGAGACCCTGCCGGCGATGAAGTTCATCCAGGCCTCGGGGCAGCAGGGGCGTGAGCGCGGCCGCCTCGACGGCCTCGGCGGGCGCTACCTCGACGAACTGCTGCAACTGCAGCGCACCGAATTCTTCACCCATGCCGTGCCTGCCACGCTGACCTCGCTGACGCGTGCGGCGGCCTTCCTCATCGGCGGCGCCTGGGTCATCGACGGCCAGTGGCAGCTCGGCGCCCTGATCGCGTTCTCCACCTACCTGGGGATGGCGGTGGGGCCGGTCAACAGCCTGCTCGGCCTCTACGTCGCGATCCAGCGCATCCGCGTCAGCCTGGGGCGGGTCAATGAGCTGCGCCAGGCGCCGGCCGAGGTCACCGATCGCGGCGCCGGGGTGCGCCTGCCGGCGGCGCTGCGCGGCGAACTCGCCTTCGAGCGGGTGCGCTTCCGCCACCATGGGCGGGCGCAGGCGCTGCTCGAGGACGTGGACCTGGTGATCCCGGCCGGCAGCAAGGTGGCGCTGAGCGGCGCCTCCGGAGTCGGCAAATCGACCCTGATCGATCTGCTGCAGCGTCATTTCGACCCCGAGGGCGGCGTCATCCGGCTCGACGGCATCGACCTGCGCACGATCGCGCTCGCCGAGCTGCGGCGCGCGATCGCCGTCGTCAGCCAGGACATCGTGCTGTTTCGCGGCACCCTCGCCGACAACCTGCGCTACGCTGCGCCCGATGCCGACGACACCGCGGTGCGCGCGGCCGCCCATCGCGCCCGCCTCGGCGAGCTGATCGCCAGCCTGCCGCAGGGGCTGGACACCCCGCTCGGCGAGCGCGGCCAGCAGCTTTCCGGCGGCCAGCGCCAGCGCATCGCGATCGCCCGCGCGCTGCTCCAGGCGCCGTGCGTGCTGGTGCTCGACGAGGCGACCTCGGCCGTCGACGAGGCCACCGAGGCGCAGGTGATCGCTGCGGTCGATGCGCTGTTTGCCGGCCGCACCCGGATCCTCGTCAGCCACCGCGCGGCCACCCTTGCCGGTTGTGAATGGCGGATCGTGCTCGACGGCGGCAAGGCCGAAGTGCGGGCGATGCAGGCGTAG
- a CDS encoding zinc-dependent alcohol dehydrogenase family protein, with product MKAIRLRTPGGLDHLDLVELPDPGRPGPGEIRVRIHASSLNFHDLGVVSGAMPAADGRIPMSDGAGVVEAVGEGVDEFAVGDTVVSTFFPHWEDGEAPIADFSTTPGDGVDGYACEVVVRPAIAFTRAPHGYSHAQAATLTTAGLTAWRALVYNGGLKAGDSVLVLGTGGVSIFALQFAKAMGASVIATSSSDEKLEHARALGASYTINYRSEVQWASRVLDFTGGRGVDHVIEVGGPGTLPQSIQACRIGGHIALIGVLTGGAGPVPTAALMKRQQRLQGLIVGNRRQQTELVRALEATGIVPVIDRSFALEAIADAFRLQQTGGHFGKICLEF from the coding sequence ATGAAAGCCATCAGATTACGCACTCCCGGCGGCCTCGATCACCTCGACCTGGTGGAACTTCCCGATCCCGGGCGGCCCGGCCCGGGCGAGATCCGGGTCAGGATTCACGCCAGTTCCCTGAACTTCCATGATCTTGGCGTTGTCAGCGGCGCAATGCCGGCCGCCGACGGACGCATCCCGATGTCCGACGGCGCCGGTGTCGTCGAAGCGGTCGGGGAAGGGGTCGATGAATTCGCCGTCGGCGACACCGTCGTCTCGACCTTCTTTCCGCACTGGGAGGATGGAGAAGCTCCGATCGCGGATTTTTCCACCACTCCCGGTGACGGGGTCGATGGCTACGCCTGTGAAGTTGTCGTCCGCCCGGCGATCGCATTCACCCGCGCCCCGCATGGCTACAGCCACGCCCAGGCCGCCACGCTGACGACCGCCGGCCTCACCGCCTGGCGCGCCCTGGTCTACAACGGCGGTCTGAAAGCCGGCGACAGCGTCCTGGTACTGGGCACGGGGGGCGTGTCGATCTTCGCCCTCCAGTTCGCCAAGGCGATGGGCGCCAGCGTGATCGCGACCTCGTCGTCGGACGAGAAGCTCGAACATGCCCGGGCGCTCGGCGCCAGCTACACCATCAACTACCGCAGCGAAGTGCAATGGGCGTCGCGCGTGCTCGATTTCACCGGCGGCCGCGGTGTCGATCACGTCATCGAAGTCGGCGGCCCCGGCACCCTGCCACAATCGATCCAGGCCTGCCGGATCGGCGGTCACATCGCCCTGATCGGCGTGCTGACGGGCGGCGCCGGGCCGGTGCCGACGGCCGCGCTGATGAAGCGCCAGCAACGCCTGCAAGGGCTGATCGTCGGCAACCGCCGCCAGCAGACCGAGCTGGTCCGTGCGCTCGAAGCGACCGGCATCGTTCCCGTCATCGACCGCTCCTTTGCCCTCGAGGCCATCGCCGACGCCTTCCGCCTGCAGCAGACCGGCGGGCATTTCGGCAAGATCTGCCTCGAATTCTGA
- a CDS encoding CaiB/BaiF CoA transferase family protein, translating to MERTGPLSHLVVVEFAGLGPAPFAGMMLADMGARVIRIDRPPARAAHSGGMAGLTARRSDVLARGRESIALDLKRPEAREAALKLIERADILIEGFRPGVMESLGLGPEVCLARRPSLVYGRVTGWGQSGPLAHTAGHDINYSALAGTLHSSARRDQPPTPTPGFIGDFGGGGMLLAFGVLAALIQARESGQGQVVDAAICDGAALLAALIYGWRSAGLWNAQAGTNNGDGGAHFYDVYACADGKYVSVGAMEPQFYALLREKCGLGEAEFDAQWDASKWPELKMRVAEVFRRKTRAQWCELLEGTDACFAPVLDLDEAPRHPHNLARGTFVQADGITQPAPAPRFSRTPPARCRPVGETGADTRSLLAELGYDDAAIGAVLEGPAAGKGRAGN from the coding sequence ATGGAGCGCACTGGCCCCTTGAGCCACCTCGTGGTGGTGGAGTTCGCCGGCCTCGGGCCGGCACCGTTCGCCGGGATGATGCTGGCCGACATGGGGGCGCGGGTGATCCGCATCGATCGCCCGCCGGCACGCGCGGCCCATTCCGGCGGGATGGCCGGGCTGACCGCGCGCCGCAGTGACGTGCTGGCGCGCGGGCGCGAGTCGATCGCGCTTGATCTCAAGCGGCCGGAAGCACGGGAGGCGGCACTGAAACTGATCGAGCGGGCCGACATCCTGATCGAGGGCTTTCGCCCTGGTGTCATGGAGTCGCTCGGCCTTGGCCCCGAAGTCTGCCTCGCGCGCAGGCCGTCCCTTGTCTATGGACGCGTCACTGGCTGGGGGCAAAGCGGCCCGCTGGCCCACACCGCCGGGCACGACATCAACTACTCGGCGCTCGCCGGCACGCTCCATTCGAGCGCCCGCCGCGACCAGCCGCCGACGCCGACGCCGGGTTTCATCGGCGATTTCGGCGGCGGCGGCATGTTGCTGGCGTTCGGGGTGCTGGCGGCGCTGATCCAGGCCCGCGAGAGCGGGCAGGGCCAGGTCGTGGATGCGGCGATCTGCGACGGCGCGGCGCTGCTCGCCGCACTGATCTACGGCTGGCGTTCGGCAGGCCTGTGGAATGCGCAGGCCGGAACCAACAATGGCGATGGCGGCGCCCATTTCTACGACGTGTATGCCTGTGCCGACGGCAAGTACGTTTCGGTGGGCGCGATGGAACCCCAGTTCTATGCGCTGCTGCGTGAAAAATGCGGCCTGGGCGAAGCCGAATTCGACGCCCAGTGGGACGCTTCGAAATGGCCGGAGCTCAAAATGCGGGTCGCCGAGGTGTTCCGCCGCAAAACCCGCGCCCAGTGGTGCGAACTGCTCGAAGGCACGGACGCGTGCTTTGCGCCGGTGCTCGATCTCGACGAGGCGCCCCGGCACCCGCACAACCTGGCGCGCGGCACCTTTGTCCAGGCCGACGGCATCACCCAGCCGGCGCCGGCACCGCGCTTCAGCCGCACGCCACCGGCCCGATGCCGGCCGGTGGGCGAAACCGGTGCCGATACCCGGTCCCTGCTGGCCGAACTCGGCTACGACGATGCCGCCATCGGGGCGGTCCTGGAGGGCCCCGCCGCGGGGAAGGGGCGAGCGGGTAACTAG
- a CDS encoding MBL fold metallo-hydrolase, whose protein sequence is MSTRPQLPPAVQVFERGWLSANNVLLVDGDEATLIDSGYLSHAEQTLALLRSALGGRRLQRLLNTHSHPDHIGGHASVQRAFGCAVVVPEGMARAVAEWDEHALLISAAAQAGERFDHDATLAAGARFVAGELEWQALAAPGHDMDALVFYNRERRLLISGDALWRDGFGILFADVLGHGDGVGETRRTLEALGRLAVDAVIPGHGAPFADFDEALERAFARLAAFEADGARIARNAIRGCITFMLLDARRIGLAALTRHLVDTPLYREANARFLDMDPDALTGWLIAELERAGVARRQGDALVAC, encoded by the coding sequence TTGAGCACGCGTCCACAACTGCCGCCCGCCGTGCAGGTGTTCGAGCGCGGCTGGCTGTCGGCCAACAACGTGCTGCTGGTCGATGGCGACGAGGCCACCCTGATCGACTCCGGTTACCTCAGCCACGCCGAACAGACCCTGGCCCTGCTGCGCAGCGCGCTCGGCGGGCGCCGCCTGCAGCGCCTGCTCAACACCCACTCCCACCCCGACCACATCGGCGGCCATGCCAGCGTGCAGCGCGCCTTCGGCTGCGCGGTGGTAGTGCCCGAGGGGATGGCGCGCGCGGTGGCGGAGTGGGACGAACACGCCCTGCTGATCAGTGCCGCGGCACAGGCCGGCGAGCGCTTCGACCACGACGCCACCCTCGCGGCGGGCGCCCGTTTCGTTGCCGGCGAACTCGAATGGCAGGCCCTGGCCGCGCCCGGGCACGACATGGACGCGCTGGTGTTCTACAACCGCGAGCGCCGCCTGCTGATTTCGGGCGATGCGCTGTGGCGCGACGGCTTCGGCATCCTGTTCGCCGACGTGCTCGGCCACGGTGACGGGGTTGGCGAGACCCGGCGCACTCTCGAGGCGCTCGGCCGGCTCGCTGTGGACGCCGTGATCCCCGGCCACGGCGCCCCCTTCGCCGACTTCGACGAGGCCCTCGAGCGCGCCTTTGCCCGCCTCGCCGCGTTCGAGGCCGACGGCGCGCGCATCGCCCGCAACGCCATCCGCGGCTGCATCACCTTCATGCTCCTCGATGCGCGCCGCATCGGGCTGGCGGCGCTGACCCGCCACCTGGTGGACACCCCGCTGTACCGCGAAGCCAATGCACGCTTCCTCGACATGGACCCCGATGCGCTCACCGGCTGGCTGATCGCCGAGCTCGAGCGCGCCGGCGTGGCGCGCCGCCAGGGCGACGCCCTGGTCGCATGCTGA
- a CDS encoding CaiB/BaiF CoA transferase family protein: MPLTATGSLAGLRILDLTHALAGPFCSQILADHGADVIKIEPIEGDFFRRMGPFRDDDTQRDFGGLFQSCNRNKRSIAVDLKHPEGQALVRELVKGADALIENFRAGVLDKLNLGYETLKTLRPSLVYTSVRGFGDKVGGQSPYMQWPAFDIVAQAMGGWMGITGEDAEHPCKVGGGLGDTVPGLFAAFGTMAALWHARSTGQGQYVDVAMTDCILAMSELVVSQYSYRGVSPEPVGNGIPGVALFGTVRAKDGIVAIAAPHDPQWAELCRLMGRPEWVTDPRFSSERSRWENRAVLHEIVETFAHTRTKAELLGLLGGRVPFSPIYNAEEIFRDPHFAVRQMLPEVEQPGSRSPVAVPGVPVKLSTTPGAVRQRAPLLGEHTREILQEYEIGADRIEALLSAGTLFAR, translated from the coding sequence ATGCCACTCACCGCGACGGGTTCACTCGCCGGGCTCCGTATTCTGGACCTGACGCATGCACTGGCAGGCCCGTTTTGCTCCCAGATCCTCGCCGACCATGGCGCCGACGTGATCAAGATCGAACCGATCGAGGGGGATTTCTTCCGCCGCATGGGGCCGTTCCGCGACGATGACACGCAGCGCGATTTTGGCGGCCTGTTCCAGTCCTGCAACCGCAACAAGCGCTCCATCGCGGTCGATCTGAAGCACCCGGAAGGCCAGGCTCTGGTCAGGGAGTTGGTCAAGGGCGCCGATGCCCTGATCGAAAACTTCCGTGCTGGCGTGCTGGACAAGCTGAACCTGGGCTACGAAACGCTCAAGACCCTCCGCCCGAGCCTGGTCTACACCTCCGTGCGCGGCTTCGGCGACAAGGTCGGCGGACAAAGCCCCTACATGCAGTGGCCCGCGTTCGACATCGTCGCCCAGGCGATGGGGGGCTGGATGGGGATTACCGGAGAAGACGCCGAGCATCCGTGCAAGGTCGGCGGCGGCCTCGGCGACACCGTGCCGGGCCTGTTCGCCGCCTTCGGCACCATGGCTGCGCTGTGGCACGCGCGCAGCACCGGACAGGGCCAGTATGTCGATGTCGCGATGACCGACTGCATCCTGGCGATGTCCGAACTGGTCGTCTCGCAATACAGTTATCGCGGCGTCTCGCCGGAGCCCGTCGGCAACGGCATCCCCGGGGTGGCCTTGTTCGGCACCGTCAGGGCCAAGGACGGCATCGTCGCGATCGCCGCCCCCCACGATCCGCAATGGGCCGAATTGTGCCGGCTGATGGGCAGGCCGGAGTGGGTGACCGACCCGCGATTCAGCAGTGAACGCAGCCGTTGGGAAAACCGGGCGGTCCTGCACGAAATCGTCGAAACCTTTGCCCATACCCGGACCAAGGCCGAGCTGCTCGGCCTGCTCGGCGGCCGGGTACCGTTCAGCCCGATCTACAACGCAGAAGAGATTTTCCGCGATCCCCACTTCGCGGTGCGCCAGATGCTGCCGGAAGTGGAACAGCCCGGCAGCCGCAGCCCCGTTGCCGTCCCCGGCGTTCCGGTGAAGCTTTCCACGACCCCCGGCGCAGTGCGCCAGCGCGCACCCTTGCTCGGCGAACATACCCGCGAAATTCTCCAGGAGTACGAAATCGGAGCGGATAGAATCGAGGCCCTGCTCAGTGCCGGCACCCTATTCGCACGATGA
- a CDS encoding TetR/AcrR family transcriptional regulator, whose amino-acid sequence MPSLKSNPPGALAATDRPAAEAADAPAALSAPVKKRRRGRLTEARHEDKRTAILRTAAQLFAANGYEATSLDMIADALGMHKATLYHYVDSKESILYECLLKSFADLDTVMESMEDRAVPALARLRLFARSLASAQNSDFGRCLVLVGSRPLDMVPGGEVRKFQRRLDSTVRALVVEGIADGSIKPCNPGLVSAMLFGALNWVPRWFDSEGSLSLEQVVDAFLDMLVSGIAAPRTT is encoded by the coding sequence ATGCCATCCCTGAAATCGAACCCTCCCGGCGCCCTCGCGGCGACGGACCGTCCCGCGGCAGAGGCGGCAGATGCCCCCGCCGCCCTCTCCGCCCCGGTCAAGAAACGCCGCCGGGGCAGGCTGACCGAAGCGCGCCACGAGGACAAGCGGACCGCGATCCTGCGCACCGCGGCCCAGCTGTTCGCCGCCAACGGCTACGAAGCCACGTCGCTGGACATGATCGCCGACGCCCTGGGGATGCATAAGGCGACCCTCTATCACTACGTCGACAGCAAGGAGAGCATTCTTTACGAATGCCTGCTGAAATCGTTCGCCGACCTGGATACGGTCATGGAAAGCATGGAGGACCGCGCCGTCCCCGCCCTCGCGCGCCTGCGCCTGTTCGCCCGCAGCCTGGCTTCGGCCCAGAACAGCGACTTCGGCCGCTGCCTCGTCCTCGTCGGTTCGCGCCCGCTCGACATGGTGCCCGGCGGCGAGGTCCGCAAGTTCCAGCGGCGCCTCGATTCGACCGTCCGCGCCCTGGTGGTGGAGGGCATTGCGGATGGGTCGATCAAGCCCTGCAACCCGGGGCTCGTCTCGGCGATGCTGTTCGGCGCGCTGAACTGGGTTCCGCGCTGGTTCGACAGCGAGGGCTCGCTGAGCCTCGAACAGGTCGTCGACGCCTTTCTCGACATGCTCGTCTCGGGCATCGCCGCCCCGCGCACGACCTAG
- a CDS encoding c-type cytochrome, producing MKKLLSVGTALMAALASGQIWAGGQTVVERGQAVFQEWCVSCHGIGPGHPGTQALDLRYQGALPGALEKRTDLTPEIVRAFVRNGISVMPFFRKVEISDAELDALGSYLSRSNPR from the coding sequence ATGAAAAAGCTGCTTAGCGTGGGCACCGCCCTGATGGCGGCACTGGCATCCGGCCAAATCTGGGCCGGCGGACAGACAGTGGTCGAGCGCGGCCAGGCCGTATTCCAGGAGTGGTGTGTTTCCTGCCACGGGATCGGCCCCGGTCATCCGGGAACGCAGGCGCTCGATCTCCGCTATCAGGGCGCCCTCCCGGGCGCGCTGGAGAAGCGCACCGATCTGACCCCCGAGATCGTCAGGGCATTCGTGCGGAACGGCATTTCGGTGATGCCGTTTTTCCGCAAGGTCGAGATCAGCGATGCTGAACTCGATGCGTTGGGAAGCTACCTGTCGCGCAGCAACCCACGCTAA